A window of the Bacillus sp. A301a_S52 genome harbors these coding sequences:
- a CDS encoding sodium:alanine symporter family protein has protein sequence MQQIPRTEKTHFKGEVSVETVEKIISDVSGLVWGLPLIILLVGTGVYLTVRLAFFSFQQLPYALSLVFRKRDDGAEGDISHFQALMTALAATVGTGNIAGVASAVAVGGPGAIFWMWITAFVGMATKYSEAILGVHYRQKNKNGEMSGGPMYYIEKGLKMKWLAVIFAGFAAVAAFGIGNMVQSHEAAGVAYQNFNIPVWLTGACLALLVGLVIIGGIKSIGKVVGVIVPVMIIFYIFAGLIIIIMNIADVPSAFSLIFTDAFTGQAVAGGAVGAVIQQGVARGIFSNEAGLGTGGIAAAAAKTDLPARQALVSMTQVFIDTIIVCTMTGLALVMSQMYLAADQYDSAAQLTSAAFEQFLPGFGGYVVAIALLFFVFSTIIGWSYFGEKCFTYLFGEKVSLPYRIVFVLALFIGAVVSLDIVWGFADVMNGLMAFPNLVALLLLSGVVVNETKKFKKKRQEEQQQVKGSQANL, from the coding sequence ATGCAGCAAATTCCTCGTACTGAAAAAACACATTTTAAAGGAGAGGTGTCAGTGGAAACAGTAGAAAAGATTATTAGTGACGTAAGTGGTTTAGTGTGGGGTTTACCGCTTATCATTTTGCTCGTTGGAACAGGCGTTTACTTAACGGTTCGTCTCGCCTTTTTCTCATTTCAGCAGCTTCCTTATGCCTTATCGTTAGTCTTTAGGAAACGAGATGATGGAGCAGAAGGGGATATTTCACACTTCCAAGCTCTCATGACAGCTCTAGCTGCTACAGTCGGAACCGGTAATATTGCAGGTGTGGCATCAGCTGTTGCCGTTGGGGGGCCAGGGGCCATCTTTTGGATGTGGATCACAGCCTTTGTTGGAATGGCCACCAAATACAGTGAAGCCATCTTAGGTGTTCACTATCGACAGAAAAATAAAAATGGCGAAATGTCTGGTGGACCTATGTATTATATTGAGAAGGGTTTAAAGATGAAATGGCTTGCTGTTATCTTTGCTGGCTTTGCTGCTGTAGCAGCATTCGGTATCGGTAATATGGTACAGTCTCATGAAGCCGCCGGTGTAGCCTATCAAAACTTTAATATTCCTGTCTGGTTAACTGGTGCATGTTTGGCTCTTTTAGTCGGCTTAGTTATTATAGGTGGGATTAAAAGTATTGGTAAAGTTGTGGGTGTCATTGTTCCCGTTATGATTATTTTTTATATTTTTGCCGGACTTATTATTATCATCATGAATATTGCAGATGTCCCTAGCGCTTTCAGCTTAATTTTTACTGACGCATTCACTGGTCAAGCTGTTGCAGGAGGAGCAGTTGGAGCGGTCATCCAACAAGGAGTAGCTAGAGGTATATTCTCTAATGAAGCAGGTTTAGGTACTGGAGGAATTGCTGCCGCAGCCGCTAAAACAGATCTTCCAGCCAGACAAGCACTCGTCTCCATGACTCAAGTATTTATTGATACTATTATCGTGTGTACTATGACTGGGCTGGCCCTTGTCATGAGTCAAATGTATTTAGCAGCCGACCAATATGATTCTGCTGCCCAGCTTACTTCAGCTGCTTTTGAACAATTCTTGCCTGGCTTCGGTGGATATGTCGTGGCGATTGCGTTACTCTTTTTCGTCTTTTCTACTATTATTGGCTGGTCTTACTTTGGGGAAAAGTGTTTCACATATTTATTTGGAGAAAAGGTCTCTCTCCCTTATCGCATAGTTTTTGTTTTGGCATTATTTATCGGTGCAGTCGTATCTCTAGATATTGTGTGGGGATTTGCCGATGTCATGAACGGATTAATGGCTTTCCCTAACTTAGTGGCATTGCTTCTGCTCTCAGGTGTCGTCGTGAATGAAACTAAAAAATTCAAGAAAAAGCGACAAGAAGAACAGCAACAAGTGAAAGGTTCACAAGCTAACCTTTAA
- a CDS encoding ribose-phosphate pyrophosphokinase: MSSMRDLSKMKLFTLNSNIPLAEEIANHIGVELGDCSIKRFSDGEVQISIEETIRGFDTYLIQSTSEPGNEYLMELLIMIDALKRASAKTINVVIPYYGYSRQDRKARAREPITAKLIANLLEAAGATRVLSVDIHASQVQGFFNIPVDQLKTNALLSDYFINKQLDEVVVVAPENAGTARARGLADRLNAPIAFLDKQRSSDPNAVQGVHVIGDIEGKTAIIIDDMIDTARTVTTGSLALMKNGAKEVYACCSHGVLSEPAVERIRQSPLKEVIITNSIYQSEVKRDDKIISLSIGSLLAEGIMRVHNNESISSLFDEE; this comes from the coding sequence ATGAGCTCAATGAGAGATTTATCAAAAATGAAATTATTTACATTAAATTCAAATATCCCTTTAGCCGAAGAAATAGCCAATCATATCGGAGTTGAATTAGGAGATTGCTCAATCAAACGATTCAGTGATGGAGAAGTACAAATTAGTATAGAAGAAACGATAAGAGGCTTCGATACGTATTTGATCCAATCCACTTCTGAACCAGGAAATGAGTATTTAATGGAACTGCTTATTATGATTGATGCTCTAAAACGGGCATCGGCAAAAACAATTAATGTGGTCATACCATATTATGGTTACTCGCGCCAAGATAGAAAGGCGAGAGCTCGCGAACCCATTACAGCAAAACTAATTGCAAATCTATTAGAGGCTGCTGGAGCAACAAGAGTTTTATCTGTAGATATACATGCCTCTCAAGTCCAAGGCTTTTTTAATATCCCGGTAGATCAGCTCAAGACGAATGCTCTTCTTTCTGATTACTTTATAAATAAACAATTAGATGAAGTTGTTGTAGTTGCTCCTGAGAATGCTGGAACTGCACGTGCACGCGGGCTTGCTGATAGACTGAATGCGCCTATTGCTTTCCTTGATAAACAACGAAGTTCAGATCCAAATGCTGTTCAAGGTGTCCATGTTATTGGTGATATTGAGGGGAAGACAGCGATCATCATAGACGATATGATTGATACGGCACGGACGGTAACAACAGGATCGCTAGCCCTTATGAAAAACGGAGCTAAAGAGGTTTATGCTTGTTGTTCTCATGGTGTCTTATCAGAGCCTGCTGTGGAAAGAATTCGACAATCACCGTTAAAAGAAGTGATTATTACAAATTCGATTTATCAATCCGAGGTAAAGAGGGATGATAAAATTATTTCTTTATCAATTGGATCGTTACTTGCAGAAGGGATTATGCGAGTCCATAATAACGAATCTATAAGTTCACTCTTTGACGAAGAGTAA
- a CDS encoding UbiD family decarboxylase, whose product MYRHLEECLEDLEQHGHLIRIKEEVDPHLEMATLHLQAYEKGGPALLFENVKGSDYRAVSNLFGTVERSKFIFRKTWDNVQQVMEIRNDPMKALKSPFKNISTGFSALKALPQKRQKVASEFKEIRITDLPLIKHWPEDGGAFITLPQVYTEDPDNPGIMNSNLGMYRVQLTGNEYIPNEEIGLHYQIHRGIGVHQTKATARDEPLKVSIFIGGPPAHTLSAVMPLPEGLSEMTFAGLLAGRRFQYSYVDGYCISHDADFVITGEIYPHQTKPEGPFGDHLGYYSLIHDFPVMKVHKVYARQNAIFPFTVVGRPPQEDTSFGDIIHEITGEAVKQEIPGIKEVHAVDAAGVHPLLFAIGSERYTPFEKVKRPTELLTIANRVLGTGQLSLAKYLFITAEDGQTLTTHDEKAFLTYILERIDLHRDLHFQTNTTIDTLDYSGEGLNSGSKVIFAAYGDKKRELIENVPPSFNKLSLANNPKLVMPGVLALEMKAYFNDDQAADEMAKLGQELNENDKISECPLIIVCDDSDFLADTMSNFLWTTFTRSNPSHDIYGVNSFYRHKHWGCDNVIIDARKKPHHAPALELDPDVKKNVERFYPI is encoded by the coding sequence ATGTATCGCCATTTAGAGGAGTGTCTAGAAGATTTAGAACAGCATGGCCATTTGATTCGAATAAAAGAAGAGGTGGACCCACATTTAGAAATGGCTACATTACATTTACAAGCTTATGAAAAAGGAGGTCCTGCCCTCCTTTTTGAAAATGTGAAAGGGTCGGATTATCGCGCTGTTTCAAATCTTTTTGGGACAGTGGAGCGCAGTAAATTTATTTTTAGAAAAACGTGGGACAATGTTCAACAGGTCATGGAAATTAGAAATGATCCAATGAAGGCGTTGAAAAGTCCATTTAAAAATATCTCTACGGGATTCTCAGCCCTTAAAGCTTTACCGCAAAAAAGACAAAAGGTAGCTAGTGAATTTAAGGAAATAAGGATTACTGATTTACCATTAATTAAGCATTGGCCAGAGGATGGGGGGGCTTTTATAACGCTTCCGCAAGTATATACAGAAGACCCTGACAACCCCGGGATAATGAATTCTAATTTAGGTATGTATCGTGTTCAATTAACAGGAAATGAGTATATTCCTAATGAAGAAATTGGACTTCATTATCAAATCCACCGAGGGATTGGCGTTCATCAAACCAAAGCGACAGCTCGTGATGAACCGTTAAAGGTAAGCATTTTTATCGGAGGCCCACCTGCTCATACGTTGTCTGCTGTGATGCCATTACCAGAAGGGTTAAGTGAAATGACATTTGCTGGTTTATTAGCAGGAAGGCGTTTTCAATACAGTTATGTAGATGGCTACTGTATTAGTCACGATGCTGATTTTGTTATAACAGGTGAGATTTATCCTCATCAAACAAAACCAGAAGGGCCATTTGGAGACCATCTTGGTTATTATAGCTTAATTCATGACTTTCCTGTCATGAAAGTGCATAAAGTTTACGCTCGTCAAAATGCTATCTTTCCATTTACTGTTGTTGGCAGACCACCTCAAGAGGACACGTCTTTTGGAGATATTATCCATGAAATCACTGGTGAAGCGGTTAAACAGGAAATTCCTGGTATTAAAGAAGTGCATGCAGTAGATGCTGCAGGTGTACATCCTCTTTTGTTTGCAATTGGCAGTGAAAGGTATACCCCATTTGAAAAAGTAAAACGGCCAACTGAATTATTGACGATTGCCAATAGAGTGCTTGGAACAGGGCAATTAAGTTTAGCTAAATATCTGTTTATTACGGCGGAGGATGGTCAAACATTAACGACACATGATGAAAAAGCTTTTTTAACCTATATACTAGAACGAATTGATTTACATCGTGATCTGCATTTTCAAACAAACACGACAATTGATACGTTAGATTATTCAGGAGAAGGGCTTAACAGTGGTAGTAAAGTTATCTTTGCAGCTTACGGTGATAAAAAACGTGAGTTAATTGAGAACGTCCCTCCATCTTTTAATAAGTTATCTCTAGCTAACAACCCTAAATTAGTGATGCCTGGTGTTCTCGCGTTAGAGATGAAAGCTTATTTTAATGATGACCAAGCAGCTGACGAAATGGCTAAGTTAGGTCAAGAATTGAATGAGAATGATAAGATCTCTGAATGCCCGCTCATCATTGTTTGCGATGATAGTGATTTTTTAGCAGATACAATGAGTAATTTTTTATGGACCACGTTTACTCGTAGTAATCCTTCACATGATATTTACGGAGTGAATAGTTTTTATCGACATAAGCACTGGGGATGTGATAATGTCATCATTGATGCAAGGAAAAAGCCACACCATGCGCCAGCGCTTGAGTTGGACCCCGATGTCAAAAAAAATGTCGAGCGTTTTTATCCCATATAA
- the pssA gene encoding CDP-diacylglycerol--serine O-phosphatidyltransferase: MLIRQLPNAITITNLIFGFLSISSSFVGHYQNAAIFILIGMMLDSMDGWLARKLDAETAFGKEMDSLADIITFGVAPAILIFGTTFANMGMIGMLITGMFPVFGAIRLARFNIDEESSVKRYFTGVPITAAGGIIALLTLFSFAVPDAALSAVYTLLCVLMVSRLKIPSLKGIPIPKYAILTTLLLISLLYVTRFNASIEYSNWIIFAIILYLVYMIIHFVLKKKRLTRNNASIDED, from the coding sequence ATGCTGATTAGACAACTACCTAATGCTATTACGATTACTAATTTAATCTTCGGTTTTCTATCAATCAGTTCTTCGTTTGTAGGCCACTACCAAAATGCCGCTATTTTTATTTTAATAGGAATGATGTTAGATAGCATGGATGGATGGTTAGCAAGAAAATTGGATGCTGAAACTGCTTTTGGTAAGGAAATGGATTCCCTTGCAGATATTATTACATTCGGGGTGGCTCCTGCCATTCTCATATTTGGCACAACTTTTGCCAATATGGGAATGATAGGTATGCTAATCACTGGTATGTTTCCTGTCTTTGGAGCTATTCGATTAGCGCGGTTTAATATTGATGAAGAGTCTTCGGTTAAAAGGTATTTTACAGGGGTTCCTATTACTGCAGCCGGCGGAATTATTGCATTGTTGACACTGTTCAGTTTTGCTGTCCCAGACGCTGCCCTGTCAGCAGTTTATACATTATTATGTGTTTTAATGGTTAGCAGGCTTAAAATTCCTAGTTTAAAAGGGATACCCATCCCAAAATACGCCATACTTACAACACTCCTTCTAATATCATTGCTTTACGTAACAAGGTTTAATGCATCGATCGAATATTCAAATTGGATTATCTTTGCTATTATTTTGTATTTAGTCTATATGATTATCCATTTTGTCCTTAAAAAAAAGCGATTAACACGAAATAATGCGAGTATTGACGAGGATTAA
- a CDS encoding glycosyltransferase family 1 protein yields MRIAIFSDTYVPEVNGVARTLKRLADYLTERGIDYKLFVPNTLESTSLTTPTIERFRSIPFMLYRECRLAFPNVGQLKQSVEAFNPDIIHVATPFNLGLFAHHFGKKYHIPMVASYHTHFDDYLSYYHLDFLEKWLWKYMKWFHRPFAKVYVPSESTKEKLVYHNLHPNIDIWGRGVDHGFFTPQKRSTLIKKNYGITEKNIILYAGRIAPEKDIETVIKTYFKLPKSLFKNTHLIMAGDGPLLSELKEKYYKEITFTGFANSDKLAELYASSDIFMFPSATETFGNVVLEALASGVPVIGADKGGTKHLVIDDKTGYLCSPGDVASFTKACTALLTNNHLKAYMGHQARLQAITYSWEDICTRLMASYSAVVAQKRKATA; encoded by the coding sequence ATGCGAATAGCAATTTTTTCGGATACGTACGTCCCTGAAGTTAATGGTGTGGCTCGGACGTTAAAAAGACTCGCGGACTATCTAACTGAAAGGGGGATAGACTATAAGCTGTTTGTTCCTAACACACTTGAATCTACATCCCTTACAACACCAACGATCGAAAGGTTTAGAAGTATACCGTTTATGTTATATCGAGAATGTCGCCTGGCATTTCCAAATGTCGGTCAATTAAAACAGTCAGTAGAAGCGTTTAATCCCGATATTATTCATGTAGCTACACCATTTAATCTTGGTCTTTTCGCTCATCATTTTGGTAAAAAATATCATATCCCTATGGTGGCCTCTTATCATACTCACTTTGATGATTATTTATCCTATTATCATTTAGACTTTTTAGAAAAATGGCTATGGAAATATATGAAATGGTTCCACCGACCATTTGCGAAAGTATATGTACCTTCTGAAAGTACAAAAGAAAAGTTGGTTTACCATAATCTCCATCCCAATATAGATATTTGGGGAAGAGGAGTGGATCACGGTTTTTTTACCCCGCAAAAACGTTCAACCCTCATTAAGAAAAACTACGGCATTACTGAGAAAAATATTATACTGTATGCTGGTAGAATAGCTCCCGAAAAAGACATTGAAACAGTTATTAAAACGTATTTTAAACTGCCGAAATCACTCTTTAAAAATACACATCTTATTATGGCAGGTGACGGTCCGTTATTATCAGAACTAAAAGAAAAATATTACAAAGAAATCACGTTTACTGGTTTCGCAAATAGTGATAAATTAGCAGAATTATATGCTTCTTCTGATATCTTCATGTTTCCATCAGCTACTGAGACGTTCGGTAATGTCGTTTTGGAAGCTCTTGCTTCTGGCGTACCAGTAATTGGTGCTGATAAAGGAGGGACGAAACATTTGGTCATTGATGATAAAACAGGGTATTTATGCTCTCCTGGGGATGTGGCTTCCTTTACAAAAGCTTGCACTGCACTCTTAACTAATAACCATTTAAAGGCATATATGGGGCACCAAGCTCGGTTACAAGCTATAACGTATTCATGGGAGGATATATGCACAAGGCTAATGGCGAGTTATTCGGCTGTCGTAGCACAAAAGAGAAAAGCGACGGCATAA
- a CDS encoding alpha/beta hydrolase: MESTWVKETCLINDMAIYCEHAITRDKPPLLLLHGFMSSTYTFHKIFPMLQKYFSVVAVDFPGFGRSEKSTSFIYSYHHYGMLVNDILNYFNLQNVIVVGHSMGGQIALNLAKSAPCNINKLILIGCSGYLKRCKKRLIYCSYIPFFDKLMAFYIHKHGVASGLKNVFYDQSFITNSHIEEFGRPLKDKKMYKSLIRLIRHREGDLIGRDLNKIDLPVLLIWGREDRVVPVNIGYRLANDLPNCDLKVYEKAGHLITEELPDRVCEAILSYAT, from the coding sequence ATGGAAAGCACTTGGGTGAAAGAAACATGTCTTATTAATGATATGGCGATTTATTGTGAACATGCTATCACTCGAGACAAACCGCCACTTTTATTACTTCATGGATTCATGTCATCCACGTATACATTTCACAAGATCTTTCCCATGCTTCAGAAATATTTCTCCGTTGTGGCGGTAGATTTTCCAGGGTTTGGTCGTAGTGAAAAATCAACTTCTTTCATTTACAGCTATCACCATTATGGGATGTTAGTCAATGATATTCTAAACTATTTCAACTTACAAAATGTGATAGTAGTCGGTCATTCAATGGGTGGTCAAATTGCTTTAAACCTTGCTAAAAGTGCGCCTTGCAATATTAATAAACTCATCTTAATTGGGTGTTCAGGGTATTTAAAACGCTGCAAAAAGCGCCTCATTTACTGTAGCTATATCCCTTTTTTTGATAAGTTAATGGCATTCTATATTCACAAACATGGTGTTGCATCAGGGTTAAAGAACGTGTTTTACGATCAGTCATTTATTACTAACAGTCATATCGAAGAATTCGGACGGCCACTTAAAGATAAAAAAATGTATAAAAGTCTCATAAGATTGATTCGTCATAGAGAGGGTGATTTAATCGGGAGAGATTTAAATAAGATCGATCTTCCTGTGTTATTAATCTGGGGACGTGAAGATCGGGTGGTCCCAGTAAATATTGGATATAGACTTGCAAACGATCTTCCAAACTGCGACTTAAAAGTGTATGAAAAAGCAGGGCACCTTATTACAGAAGAACTTCCAGATAGAGTGTGCGAGGCTATTTTATCATACGCAACATAA
- a CDS encoding SDR family oxidoreductase: MIFNEELFRNKHILITGASGGIGEKTAFLAAKYGAEISITGRNEQKLSALRNKCLNEGIPEEKVIVIRADITEPKDREHIVKEAEKHHGMIYGLVNSAGISGGDTLENTSENDIRKIMELNYTATVLLTQLVYKQMKPHQTGAIVNVSSLSGLRGTYGNTAYSASKFALIGFTHSFALEAIEHNIRVNAVCPGYVNTDMAKDIIVKKAKKAGRTYEDHLPLIKENLPSGRMTEPEEVANSILFLLSPAATNIVGESMKLSGGSVMR, encoded by the coding sequence ATGATTTTTAATGAAGAATTATTTAGAAATAAGCATATTCTTATAACAGGTGCCTCAGGAGGAATTGGTGAAAAAACCGCCTTTTTAGCAGCAAAATATGGGGCGGAAATATCGATTACAGGTCGAAATGAACAGAAACTTTCTGCTCTAAGGAATAAGTGTTTAAATGAAGGTATACCGGAAGAAAAGGTAATAGTCATACGGGCTGATATAACAGAACCTAAAGATCGTGAGCATATCGTTAAAGAAGCCGAAAAACATCATGGCATGATCTACGGCCTAGTAAACTCCGCTGGTATAAGCGGTGGAGATACGTTAGAAAATACATCTGAGAATGACATTCGTAAAATAATGGAACTAAATTATACTGCAACAGTTTTACTCACTCAGCTAGTTTACAAACAGATGAAACCCCACCAAACAGGGGCTATTGTAAACGTCAGCTCACTTTCTGGGCTCCGGGGTACATACGGAAATACCGCTTATAGCGCTTCTAAATTTGCATTGATTGGTTTTACGCACTCTTTTGCTTTGGAAGCTATCGAGCATAATATAAGAGTCAATGCTGTATGTCCAGGCTATGTGAATACTGACATGGCCAAGGATATAATAGTTAAAAAAGCTAAGAAAGCAGGTCGGACTTATGAAGATCACCTCCCCCTCATTAAAGAAAATTTACCTTCAGGGCGAATGACTGAGCCTGAAGAGGTGGCTAATAGTATTTTATTTTTGTTAAGCCCAGCAGCTACTAATATTGTAGGTGAATCAATGAAACTGTCTGGCGGAAGTGTCATGCGTTAA
- a CDS encoding TraR/DksA C4-type zinc finger protein: protein MIEERYMKFEKILFDKKRELGRVIDNEKAETLTNNEELSGTPNHPGDQGSQMYDRQIDEGLIHHASEKMDDIKEALKAIDEGTYGQCIVCGREIPYERLEIIPETRYCLDHAEDQKRSRARPVEEDVTKPLPQNAHSYKESLRKDTWEAVEEHGTSNTPSDYDDSTY, encoded by the coding sequence ATGATAGAAGAACGCTATATGAAATTCGAAAAAATATTATTCGACAAAAAGAGAGAGTTAGGAAGGGTCATAGATAATGAAAAGGCTGAGACGTTAACTAACAATGAAGAGTTATCTGGAACTCCGAATCATCCTGGGGATCAAGGTTCTCAAATGTATGATAGGCAAATAGATGAAGGGTTGATTCACCATGCTTCTGAGAAAATGGATGATATTAAGGAGGCCCTTAAAGCGATCGACGAAGGGACCTATGGGCAATGTATTGTTTGCGGCCGTGAGATTCCTTATGAGCGCCTCGAAATTATACCAGAAACTCGGTATTGTTTGGATCACGCAGAGGATCAAAAAAGATCGAGGGCACGACCTGTTGAAGAAGACGTGACAAAGCCTTTACCACAAAATGCCCACTCCTACAAAGAGTCGTTAAGAAAAGATACGTGGGAGGCTGTTGAGGAACACGGAACGTCAAATACGCCTTCAGACTACGATGACTCAACTTATTGA
- a CDS encoding response regulator transcription factor, with the protein MFSTNEKLLKTMHYNVMFTDPKNLFPQQVMNAISGWLETNYMNKVSGSAVNNKKNWIFVMVEGYDEKTFESLKQLQLNTPDSPTVLVVKSPVEHEILSYLSLPLNGLVSLDFLTNHSHHVMEAIMKNGVFLETSLHRDLSIAIENKKSYTTPIKRFILNEKKITIPLNERDRQVLQLLLDGLSNSEIANKLHFARSTISSIISALLKKMKANDRTDATVKAIRNGWVDAIR; encoded by the coding sequence ATGTTCAGTACAAATGAAAAACTCCTGAAAACGATGCATTATAATGTTATGTTTACTGACCCGAAGAATTTATTTCCACAACAAGTTATGAATGCTATTAGTGGATGGTTAGAAACAAATTATATGAATAAGGTCTCAGGATCAGCTGTAAATAATAAAAAAAATTGGATCTTTGTTATGGTGGAAGGATATGATGAGAAAACGTTTGAGTCTCTTAAACAGCTTCAACTAAACACACCTGATTCACCGACAGTCCTTGTCGTCAAATCGCCGGTTGAACATGAGATCTTAAGCTATTTGTCACTACCTTTGAACGGTCTTGTATCTTTGGATTTCCTAACAAATCACAGCCATCATGTTATGGAAGCTATTATGAAAAACGGTGTTTTTCTTGAAACGAGCTTACACCGCGATTTAAGTATCGCCATTGAAAATAAAAAATCTTATACGACACCTATTAAACGATTCATTTTAAATGAGAAGAAAATAACGATTCCTTTGAATGAGCGTGACCGCCAAGTCCTTCAATTATTACTAGATGGTCTCAGTAATTCAGAGATTGCTAATAAACTTCATTTTGCCAGGTCCACTATTTCGTCAATTATTAGTGCATTACTTAAAAAGATGAAAGCTAATGACCGAACCGACGCTACGGTAAAAGCTATTCGAAATGGATGGGTTGATGCTATACGTTAA